One Setaria italica strain Yugu1 chromosome I, Setaria_italica_v2.0, whole genome shotgun sequence DNA window includes the following coding sequences:
- the LOC101758555 gene encoding uncharacterized protein LOC101758555, with protein sequence MASPTASPHLPLASASARSSSFPKRSLRSSCLPPRRGPSLRAGSVKEWREFEDEAGAVKEWREFEDAVRRKDLSRALRFLQSVEPAAAAAAGTAATQVVAVPVPPGRNWEVLDACIDADDMRLVGRAYQFLVDRGVLANFGKCKNIVLEGPREVTPSVLKEMTGLEAEKLAPKKWGLSGSSPYVLIGFLGGVSFLLTQGIDLRPKLGAVLALATTDAIFLGGTCLAQISSFWPPYKRRILVHEAGHLLTAYLMGCPIRGVILDPFVALRMGIQGQAGTQFWDEKMEKELADGHLSSTAFDRYSMILFAGIAAEALVYGEAEGGENDENLFRSLCLLLNPPPSVAQMANRARWSVMQSYNLLKWHKKAHRAVVKALEDGHSLSVVIRRIEETIASDR encoded by the exons ATGgcgtcgccgacggcttctCCCCACTTGCCCctcgcctcggcctccgcccgctcctcctccttccccaagCGCTCCCTCCGCTCCTCGTGCTTGCCCCCGCGCCGCGGGCCCAGCCTCCGGGCGGGCTCCGTCAAGGAGTGGCGCGAGTTCGAGGACGAGGCGGGCGCCGTGAAGGAGTGGCGGGAGTTCGAGGACGCCGTCAGGAGGAAGGACCTCTCCCGCGCGCTCCGCTTCCTGCAGTCCGTGGAGCCcgcggctgctgcggcggcgggaacCGCCGCGACGCAGGTCGTCGCGGTGCCCGTGCCGCCGGGTCGGAACTGGGAGGTGCTCGACGCCTGCATCGACGCCGACGACATGCGCCTCGTCGGCCGGGCCTACCAGTTCCTCGTTGACCGTGGGGTACTCGCCAACTTCGGCAAGTGCAAGAACATCG TTCTAGAAGGACCAAGAGAAGTGACACCATCAGTTTTGAAGGAGATGACAGGGTTGGAAG CTGAAAAGCTTGCACCAAAGAAATGGGGTCTATCAGGAAGCTCTCCATATGTTCTCATTGGATTTCTTGGAGGTGTATCTTTTCTGCTAACTCAAGGGATTGATCTACGGCCTAAATTGGGCGCTGTATTGGCGTTAGCAACAACTGATGCAATCTTCCTTGGTGGTACTTGTCTCGCGCAAATCTCATCTTTCTGGCCTCCATACAAGCGCCGAATACTTGTACATGAAGCAGGCCATCTTCTTACTG CCTATCTAATGGGTTGCCCGATACGAGGAGTCATTTTGGATCCATTTGTGGCATTGCGAATGGGCATTCAGGGCCAG GCAGGGACTCAGTTCTGGGATGAAAAGATGGAAAAAGAACTTGCTGACGGGCATCTATCAAGTACGGCATTTGACAG GTACTCCATGATTCTGTTTGCCGGAATTGCTGCTGAAGCACTTGTTTATGGGGAGGCAGAAGGTGGAGAAAATGATGAGAATCTGTTCAGGAGTTTGTGTCTTCTACTGAACCCACCGCCTTCTGTTGCACAG ATGGCGAACCGAGCTCGTTGGTCAGTCATGCAATCTTACAACCTTTTGAAGTGGCACAAGAAAGCGCATAGAGCAGTGGTCAAAGCTCTGGAAGATGGACACAGCCTCAGCGTCGTAATCAGAAGGATAGAAGAAACCATTGCCTCTGACAGATAA
- the LOC101759764 gene encoding ribonuclease H2 subunit C has product MEHATPPAAAAGGVTATVDLSPAATDLGGAHHLPCGIKQNGGAPVSDYFKPRSTGVEVEGVRVEEAFFRGRKLQGATLALPDGYRGYVLEKKSGGKDKQNSDGEVSNFVARAEFQNITYWNHDTTPSAEDSLPRCFHWLTVANAMHKPVTSEELANMSAMQNQDN; this is encoded by the exons ATGGAGCACGCGacccctccggccgccgccgccggcggcgtcacGGCCACCGTCGATCTCTCCCCTGCAGCCACCGACCTTGGTGGGGCGCACCACCTGCCCTGCGGCATCAAGCAGAACGGCGGCGCCCCCGTCTCCGACTACTTCAAGCCCAGGAGCACAG gtgtggaggtggagggggtgAGGGTGGAGGAGGCCTTCTTCCGCGGGAGGAAGCTGCAGGGCGCTACCCTTGCACTCCCGGATGGCTACCGAG GTTATGTATTGGAGAAGAAGAGTGGAGGAAAGGATAAACAGAATTCAGATGGTGAAGTGAGTAATTTTGTAGCCCGTGCGGAATTCCAGAACATAACCTACTGGAATCATGATACCACGCCATCAGCAGAGGATTCCCTCCCAAGGTGCTTTCATTGGCTAACTGTTGCTAATGCG ATGCACAAACCAGTGACTTCTGAAGAGCTGGCTAACATGTCAGCAATGCAGAACCAGGACAACTAG
- the LOC101760990 gene encoding OTU domain-containing protein DDB_G0284757, producing MSEQQERVSKSSSSSISSSTQESEEELTIGTLITEAANTTNSAKSLGRRLSHLDSIPHTPRVNGKIPDFNNATIDHESLLERLGTYGLAEYQIEGDGNCQFRALADQIFRNPDYHKHVRKAVVKQLKEFKKHYEGYVPMEYKVYLKKMKRSGEWGDHVTLQAAADRFAAKICLLTSFRDTCLVEIVPRDATPTRELWLSFWCEVHYNSLYAIEDLPSRKTKKKHWLF from the exons ATGTCTGAACAGCAGGAACGTGTTAGCAAAAGCTCTTCCTCAAGTATTAGCAGCAGTACTCAGGAGAGTGAGGAGGAACTGACCATCGGTACCCTTATAACTGAAGCAGCAAACACAACAAACAGTGCAAAGAGTCTTGGAAGGCGCCTGTCACACTTAGATTCGATCCCG CACACTCCTCGAGTGAATGGGAAAATTCCGGATTTTAATAATGCGACAATAGATCATGAATCGTTGCTGGAAAG ACTGGGCACTTACGGCTTAGCTGAATACCAAATAGAAGGAGATGGGAACTGTCAG TTCCGAGCTCTGGCAGACCAGATATTCCGCAATCCTGACTATCACAAACACGTGAGGAAGGCAGTAGTGAAGCAG CTAAAGGAATTCAAGAAGCACTATGAAGGCTATGTACCGATGGAATATAAGGTTTAtctgaagaaaatgaaaag ATCTGGGGAATGGGGAGATCATGTGACCTTACAGGCGGCTGCAGATAGG TTTGCTGCTAAAATATGTCTGTTGACATCGTTTAGAGACACATGCCTAGTCGAGATAGTCCCCAGAGATGCCACTCCCACAAGAG AGCTTTGGCTAAGTTTCTGGTGCGAAGTACATTACAATTCATTGTATGCAATTGAAG ATCTGCCGTCACGCAAAACTAAAAAGAAGCACTGGCTGTTTTAG
- the LOC101760582 gene encoding peptidyl-prolyl cis-trans isomerase FKBP17-1, chloroplastic isoform X1 has protein sequence MVTTAVTAVAGAAPPPPKGKAVTVATTPLPTLTRRQLLVAVATASTFRTAAPSAAAPEFAEIPGSGGVKALDRREGSGEVPAEGDQVAIHYYGRLAAKQGWRFDSTYDHKDETGEPIPFVFTIGSGKVIPGIEAAVKSMKVGGLRRVIIPPSQGYQNTSQEPIPPNFFDQQRLFTTIFNPTRLANGEGSTLGTLIFDIELINIRQRS, from the exons ATGGTCACCACGGCCGTCAcggcggtcgccggcgccgcgccgccgcctccgaaaGGAAAAGCAGTAACTGTAGCCACAACACCACTTCCCACCCTCACCAGAAGGCAGCTCCTCGTCGCggtcgccaccgcctccaccttcCGCACGGCAGCCCCCTCCGCTGCGGCCCCCGAATTCGCGGAAATCCCTGGCTCCGGCGGCGTTAAGGCCCTGGACCGCCGGGAGGGTTCCGGTGAGGTCCCGGCCGAGGGCGACCAG GTTGCAATTCACTATTATGGGAGATTGGCAGCGAAGCAAGGATGGCGCTTTGATTCCACCTATGATCATAAGGATGAGACCGGTGAACCCATTCCGTTTGTCTTCACCATTGGGTCTGGAAAA GTTATACCTGGTATTGAAGCAGCAGTGAAGTCCATGAAGGTTGGTGGTCTTCGTCGTGTTATCATTCCGCCGTCACAGGGATATCAAAACACATCACAGGAACCTATTCCCCCAAAC TTCTTTGATCAGCAGAGGCTATTTACTACTATATTCAACCCAACACGTCTCGCAAATGGTGAGGGTTCCACCCTTGGTACACTTATCTTCGACATCGAGCTAATCAACATAAGGCAACGCTCATAA
- the LOC101760582 gene encoding peptidyl-prolyl cis-trans isomerase FKBP17-1, chloroplastic isoform X2: MVTTAVTAVAGAAPPPPKGKAVTVATTPLPTLTRRQLLVAVATASTFRTAAPSAAAPEFAEIPGSGGVKALDRREGSGEVPAEGDQVAIHYYGRLAAKQGWRFDSTYDHKDETGEPIPFVFTIGSGKVIPGIEAAVKSMKVGGLRRVIIPPSQGYQNTSQEPIPPNFFDQQRLFTTIFNPTRLANGW, from the exons ATGGTCACCACGGCCGTCAcggcggtcgccggcgccgcgccgccgcctccgaaaGGAAAAGCAGTAACTGTAGCCACAACACCACTTCCCACCCTCACCAGAAGGCAGCTCCTCGTCGCggtcgccaccgcctccaccttcCGCACGGCAGCCCCCTCCGCTGCGGCCCCCGAATTCGCGGAAATCCCTGGCTCCGGCGGCGTTAAGGCCCTGGACCGCCGGGAGGGTTCCGGTGAGGTCCCGGCCGAGGGCGACCAG GTTGCAATTCACTATTATGGGAGATTGGCAGCGAAGCAAGGATGGCGCTTTGATTCCACCTATGATCATAAGGATGAGACCGGTGAACCCATTCCGTTTGTCTTCACCATTGGGTCTGGAAAA GTTATACCTGGTATTGAAGCAGCAGTGAAGTCCATGAAGGTTGGTGGTCTTCGTCGTGTTATCATTCCGCCGTCACAGGGATATCAAAACACATCACAGGAACCTATTCCCCCAAAC TTCTTTGATCAGCAGAGGCTATTTACTACTATATTCAACCCAACACGTCTCGCAAATG GATGGTAG
- the LOC101761392 gene encoding uncharacterized protein LOC101761392, with amino-acid sequence MNILLELKHLKLLSLPARPVICKGLLIVIALIILRAILSPFFAINSSEKEEFYESTSPDLLPGIRRDKFVEVPQIIWGLNNQKIAFARACLTARFLNRSLLMPSLSASLFYKEVDLLQPINFDKVFDFNKFNARCHGFVKLARYSEVSNRTEPFKLQKGSGRKWTVERDLDQLQQFIGGRADDFEVIEIVGKHPFLWPDHWPVKDYAKIFDCLVLVPEIETEVVKVISKIREAGQRARHEAGFSHSKQRRDGSTNLPVPYVAVHMRIEKDWMIHCKKWEQRSHLHEICSSKEEIIHKVSQITDLRRPVVVYLAVADSLLEDDSITSGWRVGMVAYEKKKLGVTDIYDRQPYLIKSAIDFEVCSRADVFVGNSFSTFSNLVVLSRTEKLYNLGKVSSCGENIGLSSYAYNVMGDDGGPQRWMTDMSDTNLQRLSYGTNNVSCH; translated from the coding sequence CTTGAGCTGAAGCATCTCAAGCTCTTAAGCTTGCCTGCAAGGCCTGTCATCTGCAAAGGCCTTCTGATAGTGATTGCTCTTATTATATTGAGAGCAATTTTATCTCCATTTTTTGCCATAAACTCATCTGAGAAGGAAGAATTTTATGAGTCAACATCCCCTGACTTGCTTCCTGGAATTAGACGAGACAAGTTTGTTGAGGTCCCACAGATTATATGGGGATTGAACAATCAGAAGATAGCATTCGCCAGAGCGTGCTTGACTGCAAGATTCCTGAACAGATCTCTTCTCATGCCAAGCCTGAGTGCTTCACTCTTCTACAAAGAGGTTGACTTGCTGCAGCCTATCAATTTTGACAAGGTGTTTGACTTTAATAAGTTCAATGCGCGTTGTCATGGTTTTGTAAAGTTAGCTCGGTATTCAGAAGTTTCTAATCGAACTGAAcctttcaaactccaaaagggGAGTGGTAGAAAGTGGACAGTGGAGAGAGACTTGGATCAACTGCAGCAATTCATAGGGGGCAGGGCAGACGACTTTGAAGTCATTGAAATCGTTGGGAAACATCCGTTTCTGTGGCCTGACCATTGGCCAGTCAAAGACTATGCCAAAATCTTTGATTGTCTTGTCTTAGTTCCTGAGATAGAAACTGAAGTGGTTAAGGTCATATCCAAGATTAGAGAGGCTGGCCAAAGAGCAAGACATGAAGCTGGTTTTTCTCATAGTAAGCAGAGGAGAGATGGCTCAACGAATCTGCCTGTACCATATGTTGCTGTTCACATGAGGATAGAAAAAGATTGGATGATACATTGCAAGAAGTGGGAGCAGCGGTCCCATTTACATGAAATCTGCAGCAGTAAAGAAGAGATCATTCATAAGGTCTCACAGATCACTGATCTACGTCGGCCCGTCGTTGTTTATCTTGCAGTAGCTGACAGCCTTCTTGAAGATGATTCAATAACCAGTGGGTGGAGAGTGGGTATGGTTGCTTATGAGAAGAAGAAACTTGGAGTTACCGACATCTATGATAGGCAACCATATCTTATAAAGTCTGCCATCGACTTTGAGGTGTGCTCGAGAGCAGATGTGTTTGTTGGCAATAGCTTCTCGACATTCTCCAACCTTGTAGTGCTTTCCAGAACAGAAAAGTTATATAACCTGGGAAAGGTGAGCTCATGTGGTGAGAACATCGGGCTTTCATCATATGCATACAATGTCATGGGCGATGATGGTGGGCCGCAGAGATGGATGACAGATATGTCCGATACAAACCTTCAGAGGCTAAGTTACGGAACAAATAACGTCTCGTGCCACTGA
- the LOC101760178 gene encoding porphobilinogen deaminase, chloroplastic, with translation MVLVRCTTAHHSLLGSPTCLARPRRRACPVVRAAVAVEAGAQAKVSLIRIGTRGSPLALAQAHETRDKLKAAHSELAEEGAIEIIIIKTTGDIVLDKPLADIGGKGLFTKEIDEALLNGTIDIAVHSMKDVPTYLPDGTILPCNLPREDVRDAFISLTANSLAELPAGSIIGSASLRRQSQILYRYPSLKVVNFRGNVQTRLKKLKGGDVHATLLALAGLKRLNMTENATSLLSVDEMLPAVAQGAIGIACRSSDDKMMEYLSSLNHEDTRLAVACEREFLAVLDGNCRTPIAAYAYRDKDGNCSFRGLLASPDGTTVYETTRSGPYSFDDMVAMGKDAGHELKAKAGPGFFDSLQ, from the exons ATGGTGTTGGTGAGGTGCACCACCGCGCACCACTCGCTCCTCGGCTCGCCGACCTGCctcgcgcgcccgcgccggcgggcGTGCCCCGTcgtgcgcgccgccgtcgccgtcgaggccgGCGCGCAGGCCAAGGTCTCCCTCATCCGGATTGGGACGCGCGGAAG TCCTCTTGCTCTTGCACAAGCCCATGAAACTCGAGACAAACTGAAAGCTGCACACTCTGAGTTGGCTGAGGAGGGGGCTATTGAGATCATCATCATAAAGACCACTGGGGACATTGTCTTGGACAAACCCCTTGCAGATATTGGAGGAAAGGGTTTATTCACCAAGGAGATAGACGAAGCACTCTTGAATGGAACGATTGACATTGCAGTTCACTCAATGAAAGATGTCCCAACATATCTTCCCGATGGAACAATATTGCCCTGTAACCTCCCACGAGAGGATGTCAGAGATGCATTCATAAGCTTGACTGCAAATTCGCTTGCAGAGCTTCCTGCTGGTAGTATTATTGGAAGTGCTTCCCTGCGGAGACAATCTCAGATTCTATATAGATATCCATCACTGAAA GTAGTTAACTTCAGAGGAAATGTTCAGACACGGTTAAAGAAACTCAAGGGAGGAGATGTCCATGCTACGTTGTTGGCACTGGCTGGACTAAAGCGGCTAAACATGACGGAAAATGCAACATCTTTATTATCAGTGGATGAAATGCTTCCAGCAGTTGCCCAAGGTGCTATTGGAATAGCTTGCCGAAGCAGTGATGACAAAATG ATGGAGTATCTGTCCTCATTGAACCATGAAGATACCAGATTAGCTGTTGCATGTGAAAGAGAATTCTTGGCAGTTCTTGATGGTAACTGCCGAACTCCAATTGCGGCCTATGCTTATCGTGACAAGGATGGGAATTGCTCATTCCGAGGTCTATTGGCCTCACCAGATGGAACTACAG TATACGAGACAACAAGAAGTGGACCGTACTCTTTTGATGACATGGTTGCTATGGGCAAAGATGCTGGTCATGAGCTGAAGGCAAAGGCTGGCCCTGGCTTCTTTGATAGCTTGCAATGA